A single window of Nasonia vitripennis strain AsymCx chromosome 4, Nvit_psr_1.1, whole genome shotgun sequence DNA harbors:
- the LOC100120402 gene encoding protein 4.1 homolog isoform X2 — MPEERKPSVGPAETANENGTSSPSKSPLSKGKLALAKVTLLDGTVRDFNIERKAKGYELLDRVCQSMNLLEKDYFGLIYEDKYDPRNWLDLEKRISKFLKHEPWKLHFEVKFYPPDPAQLQEDITRYQLCLQIRNDIITGRLPCSFVTHSLLGSYLVQSEVGDYDKEEHGTTYLKDFKFAPNQTPELVEKVMALHITHKGQTPAEAELHYLENAKKLAMYGIDLHPAKDSEGVDITLGVCSTGLSVYRDRLRINRFAWPKILKISYKRHNFYIKIRPGEFEQFESTIGFKLANHRAAKKLWKTCVEHHTFFRLMSPEPVKKVGILPHLGSNFRYSGRTHYETKKTPIERQPPKFERFLSARRLTSRSMDTLGQQKNLEPYSSEPSKRHTMSYEPETLPTMEHIDQRPSPIKKQKEKLARKTSAGTTSASSASSLEGEYDAGGKKPAGGIAVLPTGSLSKKKKDIKNENEKENHNDLNKSDVINDSSQLESIDEKLPAKKDAKKKDKKGDKTPDKPEKTEKEKKEKIKSPVSAFGLFGKRDKDDKQKKQKKNKELDDSKDKSDLESDLSTSERVKTPDEKSDAEKSKTIPDKLAFTKPYEYEEHESSPTKKRFTPHGFTYEDKPSSPGPENQQSPTSGSRKATGLAFNYAPGENKKLEEHAEKLKAKEPEQKQTPVVLPTLTPVGLKTPGINYVESAGLKEQQKGVAQPAAVATPAPVVTKPVVQPPAPPTSTPAVLGKDAKSASAALIKGEAKGQDIQVAPGAIIPGTEKIDSDYHVLPLPDGSQIIGGVIFTKEGKPLDQHSLGPDGSRVIDGKICSKDGKPIKKADFGPHGTHIASGIITGKDGKPLYQEVLGIDGNSIKNGILYGPDNQVLNRRGLGPDHALVKDGKIVNKNGKPLQYNKLGADGTYVKEGLIFAHDGRPLTQGSYGADGNYIVGGIVCKNDGKPQQQIALLPDATYINDGLIYGRDGKPLASGDLGHEGHYVTEGKVYAKDGKPVKHVTFASDGSSIKDGVVYGKDGKFLNQGSLLPNGAHLQNGKIVGKDGKAIKHAFYKPDGSFVKDGVIHGKDGRPLNQIPLIVDGAFVKNGLLHDRNGKLLNQSLFKSDNTVVRDGVILDSNGAPLKQAILGHDGLTIKDGNVIGKDGKPVKQESLGSNGSYAKKGLAHFKSGKLLNQDSLLPEGLAIKDGKILTKDGKPIKFSFFKPDGSYVKDGLIYGQDGKPLNQCSTLPGDSYIANGVIFDHSGKPLNRDVFGSDGSYVAAGLIHDKDGKIVAEGEFGPDGNKIKNGLIIGRDGKPLTQDDNGPDGIAIKDGKIVDSQGQPKNQSSLLPDGCYIRDGVVYDVNERPLKQGAFRTDETYIRDGLIYGWGGQLLNAGSALPTGYYVEEGRLFGKDNQPLNHSSFGCEDGYIQNGFIYSKDMKPMKRGTFGDDGSYIQDGSIYGPERTPLNKRLSIVTITYYRYGLVCDKDGKPIKSAMFNEDGATIKNGRIYDRSGQPLTQSKANPDGTIVKNGLMLGPNGKPLLQGTLSSETCYVKNGKVYEANGQPLTQEAFGPEGLKVVQGVVVDDAGKPLKNAIFDAEGNAVKDGVVVTPQGKPLEKHYTTITITMIKRGLICNKDGTPVASGTFSEDGSFVKDGKVYEKNGKLKNQESIDDSGAFIKDGVVYANNGQPLEKVDVDLRDLKGAAQKINVPKQKKAAVPVSTPTIVKSTTKQSVIKDQGGVTQNVEERVEDLTPGGTGEVTVSTHTNKAEAPSDGTAPYISATAVTTRTATMHEDLEKNQKTSQVEEKTVAHTTATSATRQEQRTVTQEVRTTSHVQSGEQLFSRRLSTSSSSSCDSGTPIDLDDDQQAFCNQYYQADPGVIVATESHVYSAEPENNVTTTTTVPLVATESRKVAVESEDGNYSATGEIVSSQTISSKTRTVETITYKTERDGVVETRMEQKITIQSDGDPIDHDLALAEAIKQATAMNPDMQVEKIEIQKQTAP, encoded by the exons ATGCCGGAGGAACGGAAGCCAAGCGTCGGGCCGGCGGAAACGGCGAACGAAAATGGGACCAGCTCGCCCAGCAAGAGTCCGCTCAGCAAGGGCAAGCTTGCCCTCGCGAAGGTCACTCTCCTGGACGGCACCGTTAGAGACTTCAACATCGAG AGAAAGGCGAAAGGCTACGAGCTTTTGGATAGAGTATGTCAGAGCATGAATCTTTTGGAGAAAGATTATTTTGGACTGATTTACGAAGACAAATACGATCCTCGCAATTGGCTGGATTTGGAAAAGAGAATCTCAAAGTTCCTAAAAC ACGAGCCTTGGAAGTTACACTTCGAAGTCAAGTTCTATCCACCCGATCCAGCGCAATTGCAAGAGGATATAACGCGCTATCAGTTGTGCCTGCAAATTAGGAATGATATAATCACAGGGAGATTGCCCTGCTCTTTCGTCACGCATTCCCTTCTCGGCTCCTATCTCGTGCAATCCGAAGTGGGCGATTACGACAAGGAAGAGCATGGCACGACTTACTTGAAAGACTTCAAATTCGCACCCAATCAAACACCCGAGTTGGTCGAGAAGGTTATGGCCCTTCACATAACGCACAA AGGTCAAACACCTGCCGAAGCTGAACTGCATTACCTTGAGAATGCAAAGAAACTAGCTATGTACGGCATCGATCTCCATCCGGCGAAAGACTCCGAAGGTGTGGATATCACTCTGGGCGTCTGCTCGACGGGATTGTCAGTTTACAGGGACAGACTCAGGATCAACAGGTTCGCATGGCCGAAGATCCTTAAGATTTCTTACAAAAGGCACAATTTCTACATCAAGATCAGACCTGGCGAGTTCGAGCAATTCGAATCGACCATTGGATTCAAGCTAGCGAACCACAGGGCAGCCAAGAAACTCTGGAAAACATGCGTGGAGCATCATACTTTCTTCAG GCTCATGAGTCCTGAGCCTGTAAAGAAAGTAGGAATATTGCCTCATCTGGGATCGAATTTCCGATACTCAGGACGAACGCACTACGAAACGAAGAAGACTCCAATCGAAAGACAACCTCCGAAGTTCGAAAGATTCCTCAGCGCACGAAGGCTGACGTCGCGAAGCATGGACA CTTTAGGTCAACAGAAGAACCTTGAACCCTATAGTTCAGAGCCAAGCAAACGACATACTATGAGTTACGAACCGGAAACGTTGCCTACCATGGAGCATATCGACCAACGACCCAGTCCTATTAAAAAGCAGAAGGAAAAG CTCGCACGAAAAACAAGCGCCGGAACGACATCGGCCAGCAGTGCAAGTAGCCTGGAAGGAGAATATGACGCCGGTGGAAAG AAACCGGCCGGAGGTATCGCAGTCCTACCGACCGGTAGTCTttccaagaagaagaaggataTTAAAAACGAAAACGAAAAGGAAAACCATAACGATCTCAACAAATCTGACGTAATAAATGATAGCTCGCAACTTGAGAGCATTGACGAAAAGTTGCCCGCGAAAAAGGACGCAAAAAAGAAAGATAAGAAGGGCGATAAGACCCCAGACAAGCCCGAAAAAACTGAAAAGGAAAAGAAGGAGAAGATCAAG AGTCCTGTCAGTGCCTTCGGACTGTTCGGTAAGCGAGACAAGGACGACAAGCAGAAGAAGCAAAAGAAGAACAAGGAGCTCGACGATTCCAAGGACAAGAGCGATCTCGAGTCTGATTTGTCCACCTCCGAAAGGGTCAAGACCCCCGACGAGAAATCCGACGCCGAGAAGTCAAAGACCATCCCCGATAAGCTGGCCTTCACCAAGCCATACGAATACGAAGAGCACGAGTCCTCGCCGACGAAGAAGCGCTTTACGCCTCATGGCTTCACTTATGAAGACAAGCCATCCTCTCCTGGTCCTGAGAATCAGCAGTCGCCCACCTCGGGCAGTCGCAAAGCCACTGGTTTGGCCTTCAACTATGCGCCCGGTGAGAACAAGAAACTCGAGGAACATGCCGAAAAGTTAAAAGCCAAGGAGCCCGAGCAGAAGCAAACTCCGGTAGTCCTTcctactctcactccagtgGGACTGAAAACTCCAGGAATCAACTACGTTGAATCCGCTGGACTGAAGGAACAGCAGAAAGGTGTTGCCCAACCTGCCGCCGTAGCCACGCCTGCGCCGGTGGTGACCAAACCGGTCGTACAGCCTCCAGCACCACCTACCTCGACTCCAGCAGTTCTCGGTAAGGACGCCAAGAGCGCATCTGCAGCGCTTATCAAAGGCGAGGCTAAAGGTCAGGATATCCAAGTAGCGCCCGGTGCTATTATCCCCGGTACCGAGAAGATCGATTCCGATTACCACGTGCTGCCTCTACCCGACGGTTCGCAAATAATCGGCGGCGTTATCTTCACCAAGGAGGGCAAACCTCTGGACCAACACAGTTTGGGCCCTGATGGTTCCCGCGTCATCGACGGTAAAATCTGTTCCAAGGACGGAAAGCCTATTAAGAAAGCTGATTTCGGACCCCACGGCACGCACATTGCCAGCGGCATCATCACCGGCAAAGACGGCAAACCTCTGTACCAGGAAGTCTTGGGAATCGATGGCAACTCTATCAAGAACGGTATCCTCTACGGCCCTGACAACCAGGTTCTAAACCGACGAGGCCTGGGACCAGATCACGCGCTCGTGAAAGATGGTAAGATCGTGAACAAGAATGGCAAGCCCCTGCAGTACAACAAACTGGGAGCTGACGGAACTTACGTAAAAGAAGGCCTGATCTTCGCCCACGACGGCAGACCTCTGACCCAGGGTTCTTATGGAGCCGATGGTAACTACATAGTTGGCGGAATCGTCTGCAAGAACGACGGCAAGCCCCAACAGCAGATCGCCCTGCTGCCCGATGCCACGTACATCAACGACGGTCTTATCTATGGTAGGGACGGAAAACCCCTGGCCAGTGGAGATCTCGGCCACGAGGGACACTACGTTACAGAGGGCAAGGTCTATGCGAAAGATGGTAAACCCGTGAAGCATGTGACCTTTGCCTCCGACGGATCTTCAATCAAGGACGGTGTGGTCTACGGCAAGGACGGTAAGTTCTTGAACCAAGGATCTCTGCTGCCCAACGGTGCGCACCTTCAGAACGGCAAGATCGTTGGAAAGGATGGCAAGGCCATCAAGCATGCATTCTACAAACCTGATGGCAGCTTCGTCAAGGACGGTGTAATTCACGGCAAAGATGGTCGGCCACTTAACCAAATTCCTCTGATCGTGGATGGTGCCTTTGTCAAGAACGGTTTGTTGCACGACAGGAACGGCAAGCTCTTGAACCAGAGTCTCTTCAAGTCTGACAATACTGTCGTCAGGGATGGAGTGATTCTGGACTCGAACGGTGCACCGCTTAAGCAGGCCATTTTGGGGCATGATGGACTGACTATCAAAGACGGAAACGTCATTGGCAAGGACGGCAAGCCGGTCAAGCAAGAGTCTCTTGGCTCGAATGGTAGCTACGCGAAGAAAGGACTAGCGCATTTCAAGTCGGGAAAACTTCTGAATCAGGATAGCCTTCTGCCTGAAGGTCTGGCCATTAAAGACGGCAAAATACTCACAAAGGACGGCAAGCCCATCAAATTCAGTTTCTTCAAGCCCGACGGAAGCTACGTTAAGGACGGCCTAATCTACGGACAAGATGGTAAACCCCTCAATCAATGCTCTACGCTGCCAGGAGACAGCTACATCGCCAACGGCGTTATTTTCGATCACTCGGGTAAGCCCCTGAACCGTGACGTTTTTGGTTCAGACGGCTCCTACGTGGCTGCTGGTCTCATTCACGACAAAGACGGAAAAATCGTagccgaaggcgagtttgGACCTGACGGCAATAAAATCAAGAACGGCCTAATTATCGGCAGGGATGGTAAGCCTTTGACGCAAGACGACAATGGTCCCGATGGTATTGCCATCAAAGACGGAAAAATCGTAGATTCTCAAGGACAGCCAAAGAACCAATCGTCCCTATTGCCTGATGGATGCTACATCAGGGATGGAGTTGTATATGACGTGAACGAGCGACCGCTAAAACAAGGTGCCTTTAGAACCGATGAAACCTACATCAGAGATGGCCTTATCTACGGCTGGGGAGGACAGCTGCTGAATGCTGGATCTGCTTTACCTACTGGCTACTATGTAGAAGAGGGACGACTGTTCGGCAAAGACAACCAGCCTCTAAACCACAGCTCGTTCGGATGCGAGGACGGTTACATTCAAAACGGCTTCATTTACAGCAAGGACATGAAGCCTATGAAGCGCGGAACCTTTGGTGACGATGGAAGCTATATTCAGGATGGCTCTATCTACGGTCCCGAGAGGACTCCCCTGAACAAGAGGCTCTCGATTGTTACCATCACCTATTACCGGTACGGACTCGTTTGCGACAAGGATGGCAAACCCATTAAATCAGCTATGTTCAACGAGGACGGTGCGACCATCAAGAATGGGCGAATTTACGATCGCAGTGGCCAGCCCTTGACTCAAAGCAAAGCCAACCCCGACGGTACTATCGTCAAGAACGGTCTAATGCTGGGACCCAACGGAAAGCCACTACTTCAGGGAACTCTGAGCTCCGAGACGTGTTACGTCAAAAACGGAAAGGTTTACGAAGCCAACGGACAGCCCCTGACTCAAGAAGCCTTTGGGCCTGAGGGTCTCAAGGTAGTACAGGGCGTCGTCGTCGATGATGCTGGCAAGCCTTTGAAAAATGCTATCTTTGATGCCGAGGGCAATGCTGTCAAAGACGGAGTAGTCGTTACACCCCAGGGTAAACCACTGGAGAAGCATTACACAACGATCACGATAACAATGATAAAGCGAGGCCTAATCTGCAACAAAGATGGAACACCCGTAGCCAGTGGTACGTTCTCTGAGGATGGCAGCTTCGTGAAGGACGGCAAGGTTTACGAGAAGAATGGAAAACTCAAAAACCAGGAATCGATCGACGATAGCGGTGCCTTCATCAAGGATGGTGTCGTCTATGCCAACAACGGTCAGCCACTGGAAAAAGTGGATGTTGATCTGAGGGATCTGAAAGGTGCTGCACAGAAAATAAACGTGCCAAAACAGAAGAAAGCGGCCGTACCCGTCAGCACGCCAACAATTGTCAAGTCAACCACGAAGCAGTCGGTGATCAAGGATCAGGGAGGTGTTACCCAGAACGTCGAAGAGAGAGTCGAGGATCTGACACCCGGTGGTACCGGAGAGGTTACCGTTTCTACGCATACCAACAAg GCCGAGGCACCTAGTGATGGCACAGCTCCATACATATCAGCTACAGCAGTGACAACTCGAACAGCCACGATGCACGAGGATCTTGAAAAGAACCAGAAGACCAGTCAG gTTGAAGAAAAGACTGTAGCGCACACAACCGCGACCAGCGCCACCAGACAGGAACAGCGCACCGTGACGCAGGAAGTCAGGACTACGAGTCACGTGCAATCCGGAGAACAG CTGTTTTCACGGCGTCTCAGTACATCCAGTTCGAGCAGTTGCGATTCCGGAACCCCCATCGATCTCGATGACGATCAACAGGCATTCTGCAATCAGTATTATCAG GCAGATCCGGGGGTAATAGTCGCGACTGAGAGCCACGTTTATTCAGCTGAGCCAGAGAATAATGTAACAACGACAACGACGGTGCCATTGGTGGCGACAGAATCAAGGAAGGTAGCTGTCGAAAGCGAAGACGGAAACTACAGCGCAACCGGCGAAATCGTTAGTTCGCAAACCATCTCCAGCAAAACTCGTACTGTTGAAACCATTACA TACAAAACCGAACGAGATGGAGTTGTGGAAACACGAATGGAACAGAAGATTACGATACAATCCGACGGTGATCCAATTGATCATGACTTAGCCCTAGCAGAAGCTATTAAGCAAGCTACTGCAATGAACCCAGACATGCAAGTcgagaaaattgaaattcaaaagcaGACAGCGCCGTAA